The sequence ttttttgtttttattaatgcaTTTACTTGGACCAATTTTTAGGGGCATTAACCCTTTATCATACAGTATAGTTTTCTCCAGGTGTTTTTTTTGGTCCTTTGACTTTAAGAATCTTGATATATGAAAGTGTAGTAAAAATGTCGTCTTAAAAATTTTCTGGGTTTCATGTCTTGCCAGTAAGGGCTTTCTCATCCCCAAAGTTATATACATATTCTCGTAattttttgaacatatttttttggacctttcacatttatatttctaaaccatatggaatgtatttttatatacaatgCAAAATAAGAATCTTGCTTTTTTCTGCAGAAATAGCCAATTACGTCAGTGTTGTTCATTAAAAAAGCCACCCTTTTTACACTTTTGTTGTATATTGATTTCTGTACGtacctgggtttatttctggactgtccCTTctctgtctatttttgtgccaatattattctgttttctttatgccTGATTAGTGTAGTATGTGTTAATATCTAGAAAAGTTAAGTCACTACTCAATGCTTTGTGTACTTTTCTTGCCCATTCTCAGAcatgtattttttcttccatgtGATCTTTGGGTTGCTTTTGTTCCAAGATAAATCCCACTGGAAATCTGAtagaaattacattaaatatatatacattaattaTGAAAAGATAGACATTTCTGTGATAGTAAATCTTCCTATCAGGGAAGCTAATGTGTATCTCTTTTTGGGTCTTTTATGGTCTATTCCTTTCCTATTAACTTTCTAGTTATTTTATaaggcttctttttctcttgtgactgagggtttttttccttatttttatttttatctggtTATTGCTAGGACTGAGAAAAGtttttgatagattttttttccctatagaTGATATATTTATCCAGCTTGCTGTCCAATTTTCTTGTTTTAGTAGTTTTTCTTCAacttatatgtttgttttcttccctgtcATCAGTGTGGATGCTCTATAATTGTTTATATTGATATATAAGTTTgagtttgtgtttattttatttgatgcATATCTCCTATCACAGAAGTATATCAGAGATAGATGTGCCCAAAAGtagtaaaaggaaaaagagatctCAGGAGTTGGCAGGAATCTACACACTCAACAGGTTATTGCTGATGACTTATAAGAGCAGAAGCCCAGGTGCTAACCCCTCATGGACTCTATTATTAGGGGAGTGAGACATTCATTCAGCATTACTGTGTGGTATTAGCATTACTGTAGAGTGTTGTAGAGCATTGCTGTGGTTTATGATGGTTCAGAGAAAGGGCTGCTCACCACGGGCACCAGAGATATCACTTAGTGAGCATAATTAAATTCCAGCTCTTGCCCAGAATCTCACTAGAGTTGTTTATTTATtagaaagacttttttaaaaaattaataaggagaaagtacagagttcttaTATACCCACGCCTCCCCCCAATTTCCActaatattaacatcttacattagtgtggtagtgatgagccaatattgatacattcttttttaaaatatttatttatttatttatttggttgcactgggtcttagttgcagcaggcgggctccttagttgcagctcgtgggctccttagttgtggcaagtgaactcttagttgcagcatgcacgtgaGATCTGGTTCCCtgatacattattgttaactaaagtttacattagggttcattcacTCTGTATtgtatattctgtgggttttgaccaATGTACAAtgatgtgtgtctgtgtttacTGCATCATATAGAATAGTTTTGCTAAAAAATCCCATGTGCTAAATCCCATGTCCTAAAAATCCCgtgtgctctacctattcatccctccctcccttcccccaaaccactgtcttttttttttttaaaacaacagaaatttattcttgcaCAATTCTAGAGGCTAGACATCTGAAATTAAGGTGTCACCTGGACCTTTGTTATGGATAATAAAGCTACAACATAAGGAATGCTTAAGACAGAAGGTGACATGATAGAGTTGCCCTGGAGCTAGTATCCTGGtgtctgaatcccagctctgccacttactagccgtGGGACCCTAGGCAAGTCactacctctctgtgcctcagcttccccatctctaaaatggggatgatgatataGTACCCACCTTGTAGAGTCAAACCACTGTGTCCActcccatagttttgccttttccagaatctcATATAGTTGGAATTCAATTATAGTTATTAATTGACTGGGtttggcttttttaaaatttatttttgtttgtgtgagCAGTCATACAAAGTTTGGTAATTTGTGGTTTTAACTGATTAAGAGTTACTAAAATCTTTCTTCAGATTTCTGTGGAAAGCTATTAGAGAACAGGAATGCAAACTATTCTTAATAACCAAAACATAGGTAATAGTAAAACTCACAAGAACCTGTTTTTGGTGATTTTGAGCAGTGATGTGTAATAATCCCTAAGGGATCTTCTCGTTCCAGGGTAGAAGATGTCTATGGATGTGACATTTCTGGGGACAGGCGCAGCATACCCATCCCCAACCCGGGGTGCCTCTGCTCTGGTCCTTCGGTGTGAAGGCGAGTGCTGGCTCTTTGACTGTGGGGAGGGAACCCAGACACAGCTTATGAAAAGCCAACTTAAAGCAGGTTAGTGTGCATTCAGCTCTCTCATTAAGGCTGTCTCTTGTTCTGCTTCATTTTCTTGGCTTTCCTTGGGCCTTTTGCTTAGAAACAGCCCTGACAGTTGCACCCCATTTCAGTGCTGGAGCCCCGGCAATAGTTGGAAGGTGCTGGGGTATCTGGCCACACCCACTAAActatctttcttccttctttccttccttccttccttctttccttccttcctccctccctccctcccttccttccttcctttcttactttcttcctttcttactttcttcctttcttcctcccttccttcctcccttccttccttccttcctccctccctcccttccttccttatttatgtatttacttttcaTTCTTCCTGTAAATGTTGAGAGCAAGGATTTCTATAGGCTTAGGGCATGGAGGATGGAGTGGGTTACATCAGACATATTAAATAGACACTGCCCAAGCAAAGGAACATACTTACGTCCACCAGGAGCTAGGTGTAAGTATCATGAGAGAATACAAAGGGTGGTAGATGTTCTGGGGAGTGAAATGTTCTTTTCCCCTTGGGGTCATTCTCAGAGAAGGTGACCTGTGAGTTGttaaaggaggaggaagggttCCCTGGGCTGGGGAGAAGAAGGGCATTCCAGCCATAGGGAACAGGGTGAGTTTGGCACCGGTAGACTGAAGAGTACAGTGTCCGCCAGAGCCTTGGCCCAGAGTCAGGCAGACCAGGGTTCCAGTCCCAGCTGTGTCTCGGCTTATTACCTTAGCAGATCAGCCAGCTTAAGCTTTGCTTTCCTCACCTTGAAAATGGGGTTAAAAACTCGACGTAGAAGGGGTGTTGTGAGAATTGTATATAATAATCCCTTCTCTGTGTGGTTGTCTCCTTCTCATCAGTTAAATCTTAGCTCAAACGCTGTCTTCTCAAAGGCTGAACCTCCGGGGTTAAGTAATGTCTCCTCACCCCAGGCATTCTACTGTTTTGTGCTATTTTTATTGACTTCTTAGCATCCTCAGTATCTAAAATTATGCTATTTAAATAGTTGTTTCTGTGGTCACTGTGTATTTCCCTGTACAATAAGGTAAACTCAGTGATCACTTACATACCTAGTAGATGCCTAGTAATATCTGTTCAGTTAATGCATGAATAAGATGTTCAGCACTTAGTACAGTGCCTCTCACTTGTTAGGTCTTGGCAAATGGTAGTTATTGAAATTCCTACCACTCGTCACAGTACCTAGCATTTGATGACTAAAGGAAGTATAGTTCTATCATCCAAGGATTCCTTGGTCTAGTGGTGAAAACTGACATGCAAACAGTCATGGTGTAATTTGATAAGTAAGAATAATGGAGGTGTTTTCTAACTACTTTTGAAGCACTAAGGAGGGGGACACTAACTGTATCTGTGTGTTCAGGGAAAGCAACCTAGAGATGGTAGCAGTGAGCTAGGATGTAGGAGATGAATAGAAGTTTCTCTGGGGAGAGGAGTAGGGATGGACCTTCAAGGAACAGACAACAAAGTGAGCAAGAGTTTCTAGGAGAGAAATGACATGTTTGGGGAATATTAAGCTATCCAGAACTTTCAGTACTTGGCTGGATAGATGAGAGATAAGAATGCTTAAGGAAGTAAGGGCAGACTATGAGGACTCCTGTGGTATTCTAAGGTATCTGGACCTTATTATTCTATTGGCAACAaggaatcattaaaaaattttaagccgAGCAATGACATGGTCTGATTTGTGTTTTAGGACAGTTTTCCAACGGCAAATATATTGGGAGAGAGAGATTGGCATCAGGAGACCAGTTCCAAGGCAGTGGCATTcacctgagagagagagatgaagatgTTGAAGCAGGAAGTAGGGATAAGGATGAAGACGTTGAAGCAGGAAGTAGGGATAAGGATGAAGATGAGAGACTCAAAGAGATACTTATAGAGCCAACAGGAGGTGGTGACTGAGTAAATGTCTAGTATGTGAAGAAGTGAAGAATTATTACAAGTTACAGGTGATGATGTCCCAGACCAAGATTGGGAGTTAGGAAAAGAGCTGTTGGAAGAAGGGACTAATGCATATCACTTGGGACACGTGGCCTTGAGGTGTACACAGTTCAACCCTAATTATATACTGTCTTATGTTGAAACCCTGAGGTCAGAGCAGGTATTATGCTTTACTTCCCTTGGATCACACAGGGGTTCCTTTCACGAGAACATGCCTCCACATGCCAAAGTGGAGGCtgtaatatttaacattttagagAGTAGGGGTTAAGGTGGCAGGGTGATTAAAATAGAAACAAGTAACTGTTGTGTTAAGAGGTTTGGGTATAGGGTAAGTCTTCACTTTTTACTTAGTACCTGTATCAGTTATCTAATGCTGCATAGCAGATTATCAATTTAGTGGGTTAtttgcatttattatctcatagtttctgtgggtcagggagTTCGGGCCTGGCTTAGCTGGATTCTCTGCTTCAGGGTCTCACTAGGCTGCAATCCAGGTCTTGGCCAGGGCTGCGCTCTCATCCACTAGGGGAAGAATCTGTTTTTAATGCTCACTCAGGTTGTCGGCAGAATCCTtgtagttgtaggactgaggctGCCCGCAGCAACTAGAGGCCTCCTATAGTTCCTCGTCATGGGGGTTTCTGCTTCAGGGTAGCTTGCTCGATTACTGCCAGCAAGGGAGAGAGACTCCAGAGCAAGTCTGCCAGCAAGATGGAGTCCTGTAAACGACATAATCGTATTGTATCCTTGTGCTGTATTTTACTGGTTAGGAGTAAGTCCCCAGTcccacccacactcaaggggaagggATTATAGAAGGATATGAACAGCAGGAGGCAGGGGCCATGGTGGTACCCATGTACTACCTTAACTCTATCTGCCACAATACCTTTCTctagtgttttatattttacagctattttatatatttttgtaaacagTTCACAAAGCtcgagctttttaaaataaaagtttggcaaaaaaatagtaataataataaaataaaatctaagggAACCTTTAGTTTACAAAATTTTTGTTGACTTCAGAAAAAATTTCCTGGCCTCAGAGAGGAGGGTGATATGGTAATCCCAGAACATTAGCTCAGACACTCTAGTGCTTCAAAAGCCCCAGTCTCAACCTGGAATGCAGCACCCTCCATACATCTTGGTTTCTCTCAATAACCCAATATGGACCTATCACTATTGGAGTCATTGAAGCCCTTTTAGCTTATACTACCTCCTGGGGTAATAATGTTTTATGGGTTTCATAAGgaagtattttctgtttctctagataTACTTCTTGCAAGTTTCCTTGGTCCTAATATGCAAGCATCTAATTAAAAAGTGTAGGTTTgccatatctatttttttcataattttaaagagTGAGCTTAAgcctttttttcctcaaaaatgattacaaaaagtattataaaagtataattttaaaaatgattataataagtatacatgctcattgtaaaagttcaaacaaagcagaaaaatataaataagaaaagccTAAATCCCCCTCTCTTTGGTGAATTTTCTATACATGTAGACATGGTAATGGTGtaggtgtatttgtgtgtgtgtttgtgtataattttgcataaatggaatcaaactatACTTGGTGTGATCTGCTTTTTTTCAACTGAATATTACGTATGAACGATGTATTGCAGACGTTTTCCTACAGCAGTAAATATCACTGCATTATCCCTTAGAGGATGCTTAGTCCTATATGGATGACATTTTCCCTGGTAACTTTCGTGATCTTAAGTGAAAGGGAACTCatgcatgtttcttttttcatttgataGCTTCCTCTTACCTTTGATAATTGTGGTTGCCATTCCTTCTCCCTCTGAAATCAACTTTcttgaaaaatgaaatgtttgtcTTCCCTGAAACTGTGATATCTGTGGGAAGTACCTTTTCTTACTTAATTTATCTCACTTGCTTTGAGTTCACAGATTGTTTTGGTGTTCAGTTTTGGCTGTGTTTTGCAGTAGATAGGGAGAGGCCCAGAAAGTCTGATCTGGCAGTTTTGAGGTCAGCGTGAGACTCAACAACTGTTGTAGTTTTTTTGTCTGTTGAGTCCTCAGGTCACACTTGGGGGTGTGTTGGCAGCCCAGACAgcaggaagggggaaaggaaagggTTCCAGAAGTCAAAAAACTGCAAAAACGAGgactaaaaagagaaaacaaaaaggagcaTGTTGAGGAAACTTCTAGCGTGCCTCCTGGCGATTTTCAAGGTTCAAGATCAGCCTCTGCCCAGTCTATTCTCTGCCACAGGGGCCTGGCTTGGTGTAGTAACACTGGGAACACTTGCTTGGGGAACACTGTTACCTAGAGGTCACAGGACAAATCCCATCACAGTAAACAATTCCTGTTCTTTTATGGCATCGATAAACTGTTCCTGTTCTTTTATGGTATCAAATGTTTGAAATGGGTGGGCCATGAGCTAGGACTGGAAGCCACTGTTACACTAAAAATGTGTTAATTGTGATTGTTGCTTTTAAAAGGCCTTGTGGTGCATCTGAGAAAAATGTTGATGTGGCATCCTGCCACATACCAGGAGTAAATTCAGTTTACCAATGGCTAAATCAAGTTACAACCTAAGTCAGTATGCACTGGAAAAGCTGTTGTATTAGTTCAGATTGCGAGAAAGTGAGGGGCCCACATGCCTTTACATAGCACCATGGGGATCTATCTACCCTCTAAACTGCACTCTGCGTCTATTGCCCACTTCCTCCCCCTCGGTTCTTCACCCCACTCCCTTtccacctccctccttctccctccttcctttcctctccctccctcatcccccttcctttttctccctcttcagcCTCACCCAGACAAGCAGGCTCTGGCTTGGTTAGTTAATCTCTGTCCAGTGTGGAGTCCTTAAAAGGCAATTTTGAATTCAGGCACTGGTCCAGTCCGTTGGAGCCAGGGGAACATTTTTATGCTGGAAGTACTGTTCATATTTGCTGTTCTCAGAGGGAGCAGTAGGGGGCAGTGTAACTGCCAGATGTTTTTAACACTTGTGGCCTATCTGGTTACTTATGTGAATCATTTTGgtacactttttcctttttttttttttcagtaagagGATGTGTAGGAAAATACTCTTAACACTGTAACACTGTGTAATTTGAAGATGTTTTATGAAAAAAAGTTATATCTTATTAAAACCATCTAGTGAAATAATAATACCTGTCTTTCTTACTTCTAGAATCATGTAGAAGAATATAAAGAGTTTATGGTGATAAGTAGAAtttctaaattcattttattgcttTCTATGTAAGTTGTTATGCATGTTTCAAGTAGCTTTGTATGGGTTTTACttctgaaaaattcccaaatttatttctCTGCCTCAATCAAAAGGGAGAATTACTAAGATCTTCATCACGCATCTTCATGGAGACCATTTCTTTGGCCTTCCTGGCCTCCTCTGCACAATCAGCCTGCAGAGTGGCTCCATGGTCACCAAACAGCCGATCGAAATCTATGGCCCTGCAGGGCTTCGAGACTTTATCTGGCAAACCATGGAACTTTCTCACACGGAGTTGGTCTTCCCTTATGTGGTCCATGAGCTGGTGCCTACAGCGGATCAGTGTCCTACAGAAGAACTGAAAGAATTTGTACACGTGAATAAAGCAGACAACCCTCCCAAAGACGGACAAGGAAGAACTATCCTGTTAGACTCAGAAGAAAACTCATACCTCCTGGTTGATGATGAACAGTTTGTTGTGAAAGCATTTCGCCTCTTTCATCGAATACCCTCCTTTGGATTTTCAGTTGTGGAGAAGAAACGCCCAGGTAAACTCAATGCACAGAAACTGAAAGACCTTggtaagtgtttttttttcctttctcgtCAGTCTAGTTGTTGTTAACCAAAGCAGTTAGAAGTGTCATAGAAACCTTTTCTTGTCTCCCAGGCCTAAAACTGACATTTTCTCTACTTACTTCCTTTGCCCAAAGTTTGTTTATTAAGGGAAATTCTTGGGGCCAAAATATGCTATACAGAGCAAAAACCAAGTATCTATTTGAGTTCTCTCTTCAGCTCCCTAAATGCACATTCTTGATCTGTCTTATCTTCAGCTTTTACTATCTTGGTTGGTGGAGTAGACCTGCTGTCTCAGGTCtaggcttttattttttcatgtcatctttttgaaatatgtttgCAATGACATCTTTGGCCAGAGACTTTTTGCCATAGTTCTTAACCTTGCAACTCCAACCAACTGCTCTCtgggttttccttttttattgactTTGCCTGGTCAATCAACCTTGATTAAGTTAATTTGGTGTTTAGAACACTGCCTTAACCAGTTTTATATACCTGGGTTCATCACGCTCGGAAGCAAGCATTCAAAGATTGGCTTGGGGCCCATCAAAGGCTTCATACCTCCTCCATGCTAGGCCATCATGTGTGAGAGTTCTTCAGCGCCTCTCCCAAAGCAGTGTCCGGGTACATCATTCCTCCAGCATACCACCTTCCTTGGCATGGCTACAACAGAGCCTGTGAAaacatggtgatggtgatggttttTTGTGTGTCTCTTCTTTATTTACACaatgtcttctttctttcccaaCTAAAACAAAATGCTAAGTAATGAGGAAAAGTGCCTTAGGCCAAAGGTATTTTTATTGTCTAAAAACCTgtgaaaagggcttccctggtggcgcagtggttgagaatctgcctgctaatgcaggggacacgggttcgaaccctggtctgggaggatcccacgtgccacggagcaactgggcccgtgagccataattactctgcctgtgcgtctggagcctgtgctccgcaacaagagaggccgcgatagtgagaggcccgcgcaccgcgatgaagagtggcccccccttgccacaactagagaaagccctcgcacagaaacgaagacccaacacagccaaaa is a genomic window of Balaenoptera ricei isolate mBalRic1 chromosome 14, mBalRic1.hap2, whole genome shotgun sequence containing:
- the ELAC1 gene encoding zinc phosphodiesterase ELAC protein 1, whose protein sequence is MSMDVTFLGTGAAYPSPTRGASALVLRCEGECWLFDCGEGTQTQLMKSQLKAGRITKIFITHLHGDHFFGLPGLLCTISLQSGSMVTKQPIEIYGPAGLRDFIWQTMELSHTELVFPYVVHELVPTADQCPTEELKEFVHVNKADNPPKDGQGRTILLDSEENSYLLVDDEQFVVKAFRLFHRIPSFGFSVVEKKRPGKLNAQKLKDLGVPPGPAYGKLKNGISVVLENGVTISPQDVLKKPIVGRKICILGDCSGVVDDGGVKLCFEADLLIHEATLDDTQMDKAKEHGHSTPHMAAAFAKLCQAKRLVLTHFSQRYKPVALAREGETDGIVELKKQAESVLDLQEVTLAEDFMVIGIPIKK